Within the Saccharomonospora amisosensis genome, the region GTGCCTGAGAACACGGAACTGACCGAGCGGCCCGACCTGTTCCCCGCCTGGGACTCGCTCACCGCCGCACAGCGCAAGCTCTACGCCCGCCAGATGGAGGTTTTCGCGGGCTACTCGGAGAACGCCGACTACAACGTCGGCCGCCTGCTTGACGCCATCGAGGAAGCAGGCGACCTGGACAACACGCTCATCTTCTACGTCTGGGGCGACAACGGCGCCAGCATGGAGGGCACGACGACCGGGTTGTTCAACGAGATGACCTTCCTCAACGGTCTGGTGCTCGATCCCGAGCAGCAGCTGGAACTGATCGAGGCGCACGGTGGGATCGAGGAACTCGGCAGCGCCCACACCGCTCCGCACTTCGCCGCGGCGTGGGCGCACGCGAACAACACGCCGTTCCAGTGGGGGAAGCAGACCGCCAGCCACCTGGGTGGCACGCGCGACCCGATGGTGGTGGCATGGCCGCGGCGCATCAGGAACACCGGAATCCGGTCGCAGTTCACCCACTGCATCGACATCGCTCCGACCGTGCTCGAAGCCGCCGGGATCCCGGAGCCGAAGGCCGTGGACGGGATCGGCCAGGAACCAATGGACGGCACCAGCTTCCTGTACACCTTCGACGACGCCGATGCCAAGGAGCGGCACACGGTGCAGTACTCGGAGGCTTTCGGCAGCAGGTCGATCTACAAGGACGGCTGGTGGGCGTGCAGCAGGCTCGACCGCGCCCCATGGGACTTCAGCCCGGAGACGTTGCAGCGTCTCGGTCCCGGCGGATGGGAGCAGGACGCGACGTGGGAGCTGTACTACCTGCCGGACGACTTTTCCCAGGCACACGACCTGGCCAGCGAACATCCCGACAAACTCAACGAACTGAAACAGCTGTGGTGGTCCGAGGCCGAACGCAACCGGGTGCTGCCCCTGCTCGGAGGATTGTGTGTCTTCTTCGAGATCCTGCCGCCGTTGCCGCCGGTCACCCGATACACGTTCGCGGGCGATGTGCAGAACGTGCAGCGAGGCATGATTCCGAGAATCACGGGCAGGTCCTACGAGATCGAGGCCGAGCTGGAGGTGCCCGAAGGCGGCGGCGAAGGTGTCCTCGTCGCGAACGCCGACTTCACCGGCGGGTTCGCGCTCTGGGTCGGCCAGGACGGGCTGCTCCGGCATACCTACTCATTCCTCGGCATCGAGACCTACCGGCAGGTTTCCACCGAGCCCGTTCCCAACGGCGAGGTGACGGTGAAGCTGTTGTTCGAGGCGGACGAGAACAAGCCCGGCACGGCTGGCACCGTCACCCTGTGGGCAGCCGGCCGTAAGATCGGCGAGGGCAGGCTGCCCCGTACCGTGCCGATCACCTTCTCCTCCTACGCCGGGCTGGACATCGGCCGCGACAACGGCCTTGTCGTGGACGAGAACTACGAGGACAAGGCACCGTACCCCTTCACGGGCAACGTGAAGCGGGTGGTTTTCGATCTCAAGCCCGCGCGGCGGCACGAGGACGAGCAGGCCCTCCACCATCACCACACCCGCCACGCCGTCGCGCATGGCGCGGAAGCGTGAGGCGCGCTCGCCGAACCCGGTTCGCGGCTTCGACATCACGGTCCCTGCCGGTCGCGCCGGCTGGCGGGGACGGTGAAATGGGTGGCGCCTTGGCCGTATCTAGGACTGTTCTCGCTGGCCAGCGCGCTTTGAGTGGCCGGGGGAGTGGCGTAACCGCCGCGTAATTGGCGCAACTCGGTCACGTAATACACCGTGCCGAGCCTTTCCGGCATGACCGAACACCGCGCCACCCGGACGCTCGCAGGCCGCCGCCGCGCGCCGGCGCGTCGGATCCGAGATGTGTTGCGGGCCCGCATTCTCGCGGGTGTCTACGGGGCCGAGCCGCTACCGTCGGAGTCGCAGCTGGCCGCCGACTTCAACGCGAGCCGAAACATCGTGCGCGAGGTCCTCACGCTGCTGCGTGGTGAAGGACTGGTTGACCGGATTCCCGGCTCGGGCACCTTCGTCGTGTCGGAGAAGGTCGTGCATGGTCTCGACCGGCTGCGGGGCCTAGCGGAGAGCTTCGACAGCGGCGGCGACCGCCTTGTCAACCGGGTGCTGTGGGCCGAGCGAGTACCCGCAACGGCGATCGTCGCGGAACGGCTCGGGCTGCGACCGGGTGAAGAGGTCGTCGCGTTGGAGCGGGTCCGTTCCCTCGACGGCGAACCGCTTTCACTCGACGCGAGCTACCTACCAGCCGACATCGGCGGCCCGCTGCTGGAACTCGACCTGGTCCGCAACGACGTCTTCTGCCTGATCGAACGCGAACTCGGGTTGCCGCTGGGAGCAGCCAGCGTGCGGATCGAGGCGGTCGCGGCCGACGTGGTGGTCGCCGACCTGCTCGACGTCGCCGACGGGTCACCGTTGCTGTTCGTGGAACGACTCACCCACTCCCACGCGGGCAGGCCCGTCGACCTGGAGTTCCTGCGCTACCGCGGCGACCGGCTCTCACTGTCCGGCGTGCTGGCTCGCAGCCCGCATCCCTGTCCGCTCCACCCCTAGTCGGCACCGACCAGTTAAGGAGATCACCCGTGCACATTCCCCCGCCGCGGCAGCGCCAAGAGCTCAGTTGTGACGTCCTCGTCGTCGGCGGTGGCACCGCGGGCACGATGGCCGCGCTGACCGCCGCACAGCACGGCGCCACCGTACTGCTGCTGGACAAGGCCCACGTTCGCCACTCCGGTGCGCTGGCCATGGGCATGGACGGGGTGAACAACGCCGTGGTGCCGGGCAAGGCCACGCCGCAGGATTACGTCGCCGACATCACCGTGGCCAACGACGGCATCGTCAACCAGCGCACGATCTACCAGACCGCCACCCGTGGCTTCGACATGGTGCGCAGGCTCGAGGGCTACGGCGTGAAGTTCGAGAAGGACGAGCACGGCGAGTACGCCGTGCGCAAGGTCCATCGCTCGGGCAGCTACGTGCTGCCGATGCCAGAGGGCCGCGACGTGAAGAAGGTGCTGTACCGCAAGCTACGCGCGCGGGAGGTGCGCTCGAAGGTCACCATGCTGAACCGGGTCATGCCGGTGCGGGTGCTGACCGTGGCCGGTCGGGCCGTCGGAGCCGCCGGGTTCGACACGCGCTCCGGCGAGTTCGTCACCATCTCGGCGGGCGCGGTCGTGCTGTCCGCGGGTGCGTGCGGGAGGCTGGGTTTGCCTGCCAGCGGCTACCTCTACGGCACCTACGAGAACCCGACCAACGCCGGTGACGGGTACGCGATGGCCTACCACGCGGGCGCCGAGCTGTCCGGGATCGAGTGCTTCCAGATCAACCCACTGATCAAGGACTACAACGGTCCCGCGTGTGCCTACGTGGCCAACCCCTTCGGCGGGTACCAGGTCAATGCCGAGGGTAACCGGTTCGTCGACTGCGACTACTGGTCCGGGCAGATGCTGGCCGAGGTCAAGCGCGAGCTGGACAGCGCACGTGGGCCGATCTACCTGAAGCTCTCGCACCTTCCCGACGCCACGATCAGCGAGATCGAGGGCATCCTGCACACGACCGAGCGACCGACCCGAGGCACCTTCCACGCCAATCGCGGCACGGACTACCGCGACCGCGACATCGAGATGCACATCTCCGAGATCGGGCTGTGCAGCGGGCATTCCGCGTCCGGTGTCTGGGTGGACGAGCACGCCGCCACGACGGTGCCCGGCCTGTACGCGGCGGGCGACATGGCCTGCGTGCCGCACAACTACATGATCGGCGCTTTCGTCTACGGCGACATCGCGGGTGAGCACGCCAGCCGCTACGCCGCGACGGCCGAGCGCCCCGCGCTTCCGGAGGAGCAGATCCTCAGTGCGCACGAACTGATCTACCGCCCGCTGGCCAACCCCGACGGCCCGCCACAGCCGCAGGTGGAGTACAAGCTGCGCCGCTTCGTCAACGACTACCTGCAGCCGCCCAAGACCGAACGCTACCTCCGGCTCGGCATCGAGGCGTTCGAGCGAATGCACACCGACATCGCCGAGATGGGTGCGCGCACCCCGCACGAACTGATGCGCTGCGCGGAGGTCACCTTCATCCGTGACTGCGCCGAGATGGCCGCCCGCGCCTCGCTTGAGCGCACCGAGAGCCGATGGGGCCTGTACCACCAGCGCGACGACCACCCTGAGCGTGACGACGCGGCCTGGTTCTGCCACCTCAACCTGCACAAGGCCGGCACCGGCGAAATGGCGTTCACCCGCCGTCCTGTCGAGCCCTACATCGTCCCGGTCCCCGGGTTCACCAGGCCGGACGGGGTCCCCGACGACCCCACGCCCGTCGGCGACGAACTCGCCGCGGCATGGAGGTGAGGCATGGCAGGCCGAAGCTCCGCACGCATCCTCGCCCTGCTCGAACTCGCGGACGAAGCTCCCACGGTGGAAGAACTGGCCGGCTACCTCGCCGATCCCGATGCCGAAGTTCGCCGCACCGCGTTGTCCGTGCTCAGTGAGGCCGCCGAGGACTGGGCCGAGGCCTCCCCGGTGTTCGCCGCGGCGCTGGCGGACCCCGACGCCGGAGTCCGGGATCGCGCGATCGACCTGCTCGCCGAACTGCGCGAGGTGCTGATCGCCGGGACGGAGTTCGCCGACGCCCTGCGTGCCGCCACGACCCAACCCGACCCCGCCGTGCGGATTGCCGCGATCGGATCCCTGTGGCGGCACGGGTTGAGCACGGAGGCGGAGCTGACCGGTCTGCTGAACGACTCGGTCGAGTACGTACGCGCCGAGGCGATTCTCGGGCTGGTATCGCTGGACGCGCTCGATGCCATCGACGCGGCGGCCGCCGATCCGAGCGCGACGGTGAGGCTCGCGGTCGCCCGCGCGGTCGCGGCCGTCGGGGACCCCCGTGGCGTCACCACGCTCATCACGCTGTCCGGGGACAGCGACCCACTGGTCCGGGCAGCCGCTCTGAACGGCATGGCCGCCACCGGCTGTACCGAAGCCGCCGTCGCCATCGCAGCCTCGGCACTGACCGACCCGGCATGGCAGGTTCGGCAGGGAGCCGCCGCCGCCCTGTCCGCCGCCGACCCTGCCGACGCGGTCGGTCCCCTCATCACCGCCGCCACCGACGGCAACCTCGACGTACGCAAGGCCGCGGTACGGGCACTGCTGCCCCGGATCGCGGGCAGGCCGGCCGTGCGCGCGGCACTCGAACACGCGCGGTCCGACGTGGACGCCGATGTTCGCGCGTTCGCCCGCATGGGGTTGACCGCGACCGACCACGACCGCTGACGGATCGCTCCCACGAGAAGGCGCTCCGCGTCACGGAAAGGAACCCGGAATGGCTCAAGTGAACACCCGTGTCGACGTACCGGTGACGGTCGACGAACTCAAGTGCATCGACGGCTGCACCCTCTGCGTCGACATGTGCCCGCTCGACTCGCTGGCCATCAACCCCGACACCGGCAAGGCCTACATGCACGTCGACGAGTGCTGGTACTGCGGGCCCTGCGCGGCGCGCTGCCCGGTGGACGCCGTCACCGTCAACATCCCCTACCTGCTGCGCTGAATGGAGCGACCATGAAGCGACTCTCCCGAGCAGGCGCCACCGTCATGGCCGTGCTGCTGACCACCACGGCGTGTGCCACGGGCGCGGCGGACTCGGACACCGTCGTTGTGGCCGTCGGCTACCAGTCGAAGACCATCAACACTGTCACGGCGGGCACGCTCATGCGTGAACTCGGTTTGCTGGAGGAAAAGCTAGCCGAAGCGGGCGCGGACAGCGGCAAGAAGTACGAGGTCACCTGGCACGACTTCGCATCCGGCCCGCCGTTGACCGCCGAGATGATCGCGGGCAAGGTCCACATCGGTTCGATGGGCGACTATCCACTGTCGGTCAACGGCGCCAAGACGGCGAATCTCGGTGACGTCAAGACCCGGTGGGTCAGCGTCACCGGCTACAACCTGCGAGGCTCGCTGAACCAGGTCGTGGTGCCGAGCTCCTCGAACGCCAAGACCATCGCCGACCTTCGTGGCAAGGTGGTCTCGACCAGTCTCGGTTCCACGGCGCACGGCAACCTGGTGAGCGCGCTCGACAGCGCGGGCATGGCCGTGGAGGACGTCAAGCTGCTGGGACAGGACCCGCCGGTCGGCGTTACGGCACTGGAGTCCGGTCAGGTGGCGGCGCTTGCTCAGTTCGTGCCGTTCCCGCAACGTGTGATCTTCTCCGGCGAGGGGAGGCTGCTGCACGACGGCAACACCGGGGTACCCACCTTCCACGGCGTGGTGGCGAACGAGCGCTACGCCGGTGAGCATCCCGAGGTACTGCGGGCGTTCCTGCGGGCGCAACTGGAGGCCACCGAGTACCTGCACGAGAACCCACTGGAAGCTGCGTTGAAGGTCGCCGAGGCCACCGGCCTGCCACCGGAGGTGGTCTATCTCTACAACGGTCCGAACGGCGCGGTCACCTTCGATCCCACCATAAAGCGGGAACTGATCGACGCGGTGAGGACCGGGCTGCCGTTCTTGAAGGAACTGGGGGCGCTGGAGGAACTCGACGTCGACGCGTTCGTGGACGACAAGCCGCTGGCCGATGTGCTTGGCGAGGAGTTCGACGCGATGACGGCGTCACTGGCCAACCCCGCGACGATCACCGGTACCGACGAGGTCTGCGATACCGAGGTGGGCGACCCGAAGACCGCGTCCGAGGCGTGGCCGCGAGAGGCCTCCTCCACCACCGTGGCGGCCACCGCGACCTGCCTGCTGCGGCTCGTCGCACGAGGCGGGACCTACCGGGCGCTCTACGTGCCCGACACCGCCTCCGGTACGCGCATCTTCGGGCAAGCCGCGACCTGGGTCAACGACCCCGATGCGGCCGAGAACGCCCGACTGCTGCCGTTCGGCACCGTCGCCGACGCGGAGGAATACGCCGAGGGCAAGTCCGGTGCCACCGTGCTCGACTATCCGTCCGCGCTGGCCGCGGCCAGGGACCTGGGTAAGGAGTGACGATGACGACTACCGAGTCCCCAGCGTTGCCTTCGGCTTCCCCGCTGCCGACCTCCGACGTGACAACGGTTCCCCGCATCCAGCCGATATTCCGGCTGATCAGGACACTGCACCGGTTTCTGCCGCTGCTCCCGATCGTGGTGGCCGTACTTGTCTGGCACCTGCTCACCAGCCACGACGTGGTCGCTTGGGTCCGGTTCGACAAGCTGCCCTCACCGGCGCAGGTGGCCACGTCCCTGCTCACACAACTGGAGTCCGGCCTGTTCTACGGCCACGTGCTGGCGAGCCTGCGGCGCATCCTGGCGGGATTCGCCCTGGCGGCGGTGAGCGGAGTGCTGATCGGCATCGCCGTCGGCCGCTCGCGAAAGGTGGCCGCATTGCTGCGTCCCCTCGTCGAGGTGGCTCGGCCCATCCCCGCGATCGCACTCGTGCCGATCGCGATCCTGCTCTTCCCGACCAGCGAGCAGGGCATCGTGTTCATCACCTTCTTCGCCGCCTTCTTCCCAGTCACGGTCGGCACCATCCACGCGATGAAGACGTTGCCTGGCGTGTGGACGGATGCGGCGCGGACCCTAGGAGCCTCGCGCAGGCAGGTGCTCGTACACGTGGTACTGCCTGGGGCGATGCCCGCGATCTTCTCCGGACTGTCGGTCAGCATGGGCGTCGCCTGGATCTGCGTGATCAGCGCGGAGATGATCTCCGGCCAGTTCGGTGTCGGGTACTGGACCTGGATGTCGTACTCGCTGCTGGACTACGCCGGGGTGATGACCGGGATGCTCACCATCGGAGCGCTGGGTTTCGGCACCTCCTGGCTCATCGAGCGAGTCGGCAGGAAGGTCAATCGCTGGCTACCGGGGGAGGGTACGGCATGACCCCGGGCGTGCGGCCCCAGCTGACCGGGGCGCCGGTGCGGTTGCGTGATGTGCACATCGACTACTCCGACGGCCCGGCCGCCCGAATCGACCTCGACGTGGAGCCTGGGGAGGTGGTGATGCTGCTGGGGCCGTCCGGCTGCGGCAAATCCACGATCCTGCGGGCGCTGGCAGGTCTGCTACCGATCACTGCAGGCGAAGTCACCGTCGATGGCAAGCCCCTCGCCGGTCCCGGCGCGCGTTGCGCGATGGTGTTCCAGGAGGATGCCCTGCTGCCGTGGCGCACGGCGCGGCGCAACGTGGAATTCGCGCTGGCGCTGCGTGGTGTCCGGCGCGCGCAGCGGCACGTGATGGCCGCCGATCTGCTGGAACAGGTGGGCCTGGAGGCCTTCTCCGGGCACCTGCCGCTGCGGCTGTCCGGTGGTATGCGGCAACGGGTGCAACTCGCGCGCACGTTGGCGGCCGAACCCCGCGTGCTGCTGATGGACGAGCCGTTCGGCGCGCTGGACGCGCAGACCCGGGCCGAAATGCAGCGACTGCTGGTCTCGGTCTGGGAACGGCACCGAGCGACCATCCTTTTCGTCACGCACGACGTCGACGAGGCGCTGTTGCTGGCTGATCGGATCGTGCTGCTCACCCCACGCCCCGCGCGGGTCAGCCGCATCGTGGAGATCCCCGAACCGCGCCGCCCCGGCTGGCAGTTCCAACCCGACTTCGCCCGCCGCCGATACGAGATCCTCGCCGGCCTCGGTCACGTCTCGGAGGACGAGTCGGTGCCGCTAGCCGAGCGGAAGGGAGTCACCCCATGACATTCGTGATCGGGTCCGCCTGCCTGGACGTCACCGGCCGCGCCTCCCACCGAGGAATGTCCGGTGGACCGCATTCACATCGGCGCACACAGCGCCCATGTCGGCTATGCCAACCCGCAAGAGCGCATCGACTGCGGTGCCCGCGAGCCGGTTTGCCCGGTGGAGGCGATCATGCCCGCCGTTGACACCCCGTTCGTCGCCGGACGACCGGTCCGGTGAGTGCGCTCAGGACCGAGCGCGGGAGTCTGCCGGGATAACCCTGACTGTGCCGGGGTGCCCGCTGCGCGAAACCATCGGCGGTGGGGGAAGCCGGAGACCGCGGACTCCCGCACCTACTGTCCGAATAGGACTTTGGTGTCGCCGTGACTGTCGTCAGCCGTGGCCAGGAGTCTTTCGGGGCACGAACGCGGCATCGCCTGCCGCCCAACTGCCACCCAGGGATCGGCTGACCTTCGTTCCAGTCCTGCCCTCACCAGCAGCGAGTCCGCCGTGTGTGGCGCGCTCGCACCCGAGCTGCCCAGGAGATGACCCAGGAGATGACAATGACCTCACATCGGTTGCGCGTCGCCGTCGTCGGTTCCGGTCCCGCGGGGGTGTACGCGACCGACGCGCTGCTGAAGTCGACAGCCGCCGTCGAGACGGACCTCAGCATCGACCTGTTCGAACGGTTGCCCGCACCGTACGGCCTGATCCGGTACGGGGTGGCGCCCGACCATCCTCGGATCAAGGGCGCGGTGAGTGCCCTTGCCCGGGTGCTCGCCCGGCCCAGGGTGCGGCTGTTCGGCAACGTCACCTACGGAACGGACCTGAACCTGGACGACCTGCGCGGGCTGTACCACGCGGTGATCTTCGCGACCGGCGCGAACCAGGACCGGCGGCTGCGGATACCCGGCATCGATCTCGCGGGCAGCCACGGGGCGGCGGAGTTCGTCGCCTGGTACGACGGGCATCCCGACGCGCCTCGCACGTGGCCGCTGCGTGCCGAGCAGGTGGCCGTCGTCGGTGCCGGGAACGTGGCGCTGGATGTGGCTCGAATACTGGCGAAGACAGCCGACGAGTTGCTGCCCACCGACATCCCGCCCAACGTCTACTCCGGGCTGCGTGCCAATCGTGCGACCGATATCCACGTCTTCGGCCGCCGCGGCCCGGCGCAGGCCAAGTTCACCCCGCTGGAGCTGCGCGAACTCGACCACTCGCCGACGGTGGAGGTAGTCGTCGATCCCGAGGGCATCCGGTACGACGACGCCTCGGTGCGGGCACGTCGGCAAAGCAAGCAGGTCGACCTGGTCGCCGCCACGCTCGAGGACTGGGCGATCCGTGATACCGGCTCCCGGCCCCACCGCATTCACCTGCACTTCTTCGAGGAACCCACGGAGCTGCTCGGGGAGAACGGTCACGTGGTGGGGCTGCGAACGCAACGCACCGAACTCTGTGGCGATGGCAAGGTTCGTGGGACCGGGCGATTCCGCGACTGGGACGTGCAGGCGGTGTACCGCGCCGTGGGATACCTCAGCGAGCCGGTGGCGAAGCTGCCCTTCGACGACGAGTCGGGAACCGTTCCCAATGAGGCGGGCCGGGTGCTGGGCGTGGACGGTGCGCCGCTGCCCGCCACCTACGTCACCGGCTGGGTCAAGCGCGGCCCGGTCGGGCTGATCGGGCACACCAAGGGCGATGCGAACGAAACCGTCGCCTGCCTGCTCGACGACCATGCCAGCGGTCGGCTGCCGACCCCGGCCGCCGCGGAACCGGAGGCGATTCTCGCGTTGCTCGCGGCGAAGGGCGCGGACTACACGACCTGGGCGGGCTGGCAGCGGCTCGACGCCCACGAGCGCGACCTCGGGAAGGCGCAGGGCCGGGAGCGGATCAAGGTCGTCGACCGCGCGGCTATGACGCGGATTTCCTCCGAGCCCGTGCGCGCCAGCGACTGATGGCCGGGTTTGACACTCACCCAACTCGCGGCCGCGACCGGGGACAAGTCGCGGACAGTGCCCGAAGCTGGTCGAACGGGTAGCCACCCTGCCGCAGGGCTGACGACGGCGACACCGGTCCCTCGACATCGTGGGGTAGGTGGCCGATCCCCAGCACGTCGCCGGGACGGCACCGGGACGGCACCGGGACGACGGAGTCGTAGCCGACGGTCGAGGTGCTCACGTGGCGCCATCCCCCATCCGGGGCTCCATGGCGGAAACGCACGGCATCGAATCACCCGGTGGCGTTGAGTGAGGACCCGGAAGAGTGGGCAGCCCGGGTGGGTCACACGCCGACATACCCGCCTCGGTCTACCTTCGATCGAAGGGCTCGCCCACCATGGCCGTCGTGTCGCCGCCGAAGCGCCCGCGGGCGCGACCGCTGGTGGGCGCGGGGTGGATCGTGATCTTTCCGTCGACAGGAGGCGCGAAGGCTTGAGTACCGTGCTCGCCTTCGCCGTCGCCATGGCGGTCACCGGGGCCATGTTCATCGCCGTGGGATCGGCGTTGCAGGAGCGCGTGGCGGTGCGAAGCTGGACGCTGGGCGGCGGGCAGTTGCGGTTCTTCCTGCGCCTGGTCAAGCAGCCTCGATGGCTGCTTGGGGCCGCCTTCGCCGGCGCGGGAGTGGCGCTGCATGTCGTGGCGCTCAGCTTCGGGCCGGTCAGCATCATCCAACCCTCCGGCACGACTGGCCTGCTGTTCGCCGTGATCACCAAGGCGGTACTGGACCGCCGTCGTATCCGGCTACCCGAACTCGCCGGCTCCATGGCCATCGTGGTCGGACTGGGCGGGCTGCTGCTGGCTCTGCCGCACACCCCGAAAGATCCGGTGCTCAGCTTGCCCCCGGCCCTGCTGCTCACCGTCGTGACCCTGGGCCTGAACGCCGCGGCGATGGCCGTGTCGTGGCTCGTCGTCTCCGGCAGCGCCAAGGCCATCGCACTCGGCTTGGCCGCGGGAGTGACCTTCGGGGTCGGCTCCGCGCTGGTAGGAGTCGTCGGGCACCGGGCAGTGGCCGATCCGGCGGCGGTGCTCGACTGGCTGACCCTGGCGATCGTGGTGCTCCTCTCCATCGGGGGAATAGCGCAGCAACACGCGTACAGAATGCGACGGTTCGCGCTGGCGTTCGCCATGCTGGAGATCAGCGATCCTGTCGCCGCATCCTCCGTCGGTGTGCTGGTTCTGGGCGAACCCATGCCGGAGACGGCCCTCAGGACCGCGTCGATGGGCCTTTCGGCCGCGGTCATCGTCGTCGGTGTGGTGGTACTCGTCCGGTCGTACGCCGCTGTGAATGTCGCCGAGAAGAGCTGAACATGCGAGTGCTGATTGCGACCGACACCTATCCGCCGGATCTCAGCGGGAGTTCGTTCTTCGCCGACCGGCTCTCGAAGGGCCTGGCCGAGCGCGATCACGACGTGCACGTGGTGTGCGCCTCCGAGACAGGTCCACGGCAGGACGTCCGTGACGGTGGCGTGCGGCTGCACCGGTTACGCTCGCTGCCACTGCTGATCCATCCCAGGGTGCGCTTCGTCCCACCACCCGGAGTACCCCTCGTCGTCAGGCGTATTGTCGCCTCGGTGCGGCCGGACGTGGTCCACACGCAGGACCACTTCACCATCGGCCGCGCCGCCATCAAGGCCGCGCAGCGATACGGCATTCCCGTTGTCGCGACCAACCATTTCATGCCGGACAACCTGCTTCCGTACCTGCCTCGGTCGCTGCACGCGCCCGTCGCTGACCTGGCCTGGCGCGACTTCCGCCGCGTCTACCGCCATACGGACTACGTCACCGCACCCACTCCCACCGCCGCGGCGCTGCTGGCCGAGCACGGCTTCGCCCGGCACGTCGAACCAGTCTCCTGCGGAGTCGACACCGTGCGGTTCCACCCGCCCGAGGGCTCCGCCACCGCGATCCGCAAGGAACTGGGACTGCCCGACCTGCCCACGGTCGCGTTCGTGGGCAGACTCGACGCCGAGAAGCGGCTCGACGAACTGATTCGCGCCTTCGCACGGCTGCGGCACTTGGAGGCCCAACTGGTGCTCGCGGGGGAGGGCACCCGCCGC harbors:
- a CDS encoding 4Fe-4S dicluster domain-containing protein; translation: MAQVNTRVDVPVTVDELKCIDGCTLCVDMCPLDSLAINPDTGKAYMHVDECWYCGPCAARCPVDAVTVNIPYLLR
- a CDS encoding GntR family transcriptional regulator, translating into MTEHRATRTLAGRRRAPARRIRDVLRARILAGVYGAEPLPSESQLAADFNASRNIVREVLTLLRGEGLVDRIPGSGTFVVSEKVVHGLDRLRGLAESFDSGGDRLVNRVLWAERVPATAIVAERLGLRPGEEVVALERVRSLDGEPLSLDASYLPADIGGPLLELDLVRNDVFCLIERELGLPLGAASVRIEAVAADVVVADLLDVADGSPLLFVERLTHSHAGRPVDLEFLRYRGDRLSLSGVLARSPHPCPLHP
- a CDS encoding ABC transporter substrate-binding protein, whose translation is MKRLSRAGATVMAVLLTTTACATGAADSDTVVVAVGYQSKTINTVTAGTLMRELGLLEEKLAEAGADSGKKYEVTWHDFASGPPLTAEMIAGKVHIGSMGDYPLSVNGAKTANLGDVKTRWVSVTGYNLRGSLNQVVVPSSSNAKTIADLRGKVVSTSLGSTAHGNLVSALDSAGMAVEDVKLLGQDPPVGVTALESGQVAALAQFVPFPQRVIFSGEGRLLHDGNTGVPTFHGVVANERYAGEHPEVLRAFLRAQLEATEYLHENPLEAALKVAEATGLPPEVVYLYNGPNGAVTFDPTIKRELIDAVRTGLPFLKELGALEELDVDAFVDDKPLADVLGEEFDAMTASLANPATITGTDEVCDTEVGDPKTASEAWPREASSTTVAATATCLLRLVARGGTYRALYVPDTASGTRIFGQAATWVNDPDAAENARLLPFGTVADAEEYAEGKSGATVLDYPSALAAARDLGKE
- a CDS encoding fumarate reductase/succinate dehydrogenase flavoprotein subunit, which translates into the protein MHIPPPRQRQELSCDVLVVGGGTAGTMAALTAAQHGATVLLLDKAHVRHSGALAMGMDGVNNAVVPGKATPQDYVADITVANDGIVNQRTIYQTATRGFDMVRRLEGYGVKFEKDEHGEYAVRKVHRSGSYVLPMPEGRDVKKVLYRKLRAREVRSKVTMLNRVMPVRVLTVAGRAVGAAGFDTRSGEFVTISAGAVVLSAGACGRLGLPASGYLYGTYENPTNAGDGYAMAYHAGAELSGIECFQINPLIKDYNGPACAYVANPFGGYQVNAEGNRFVDCDYWSGQMLAEVKRELDSARGPIYLKLSHLPDATISEIEGILHTTERPTRGTFHANRGTDYRDRDIEMHISEIGLCSGHSASGVWVDEHAATTVPGLYAAGDMACVPHNYMIGAFVYGDIAGEHASRYAATAERPALPEEQILSAHELIYRPLANPDGPPQPQVEYKLRRFVNDYLQPPKTERYLRLGIEAFERMHTDIAEMGARTPHELMRCAEVTFIRDCAEMAARASLERTESRWGLYHQRDDHPERDDAAWFCHLNLHKAGTGEMAFTRRPVEPYIVPVPGFTRPDGVPDDPTPVGDELAAAWR
- a CDS encoding HEAT repeat domain-containing protein, with protein sequence MAGRSSARILALLELADEAPTVEELAGYLADPDAEVRRTALSVLSEAAEDWAEASPVFAAALADPDAGVRDRAIDLLAELREVLIAGTEFADALRAATTQPDPAVRIAAIGSLWRHGLSTEAELTGLLNDSVEYVRAEAILGLVSLDALDAIDAAAADPSATVRLAVARAVAAVGDPRGVTTLITLSGDSDPLVRAAALNGMAATGCTEAAVAIAASALTDPAWQVRQGAAAALSAADPADAVGPLITAATDGNLDVRKAAVRALLPRIAGRPAVRAALEHARSDVDADVRAFARMGLTATDHDR
- a CDS encoding arylsulfatase; translation: MAQAPTDVLLAGYPDVETGRTDFKRLVTRVKRREVAVEGVLLVTHKKPGKFAVELTGDHLGRSGARWGGGVGLAVGLFAPFLLASTVATGALVGWLAGKFSASRLQQRVQHSIGETIPPGSAGIVVVFDDTHLLAVEQSLEAARTRSLVQSENGGIGALRDSLSEAMSKLSPDRTVLPIPDPSFGGVAGPTLDTSVADWSIVSTPTPPAGAPNVLIVLIDDAGFGGPSTFGGAIETPNLSRVQQLGLTYNRFHLAAVCSPTRAATLTGRNNHRVGFGSVAEFAGPFPGYSASVPRSCAALPRILQENGYVTGGFGKWHLTPDDVQGAAGPFSRWPLSWGFDHFWGFLSGAAGQYDPIITQDNSVLGVPEGKNGQQYYFPDDLTDKAVEWLHAVRAQDATKPWLMYYATGCSHAPHHVAKEWADRYKGKFDQGWDVYRRETLERQKRLGIVPENTELTERPDLFPAWDSLTAAQRKLYARQMEVFAGYSENADYNVGRLLDAIEEAGDLDNTLIFYVWGDNGASMEGTTTGLFNEMTFLNGLVLDPEQQLELIEAHGGIEELGSAHTAPHFAAAWAHANNTPFQWGKQTASHLGGTRDPMVVAWPRRIRNTGIRSQFTHCIDIAPTVLEAAGIPEPKAVDGIGQEPMDGTSFLYTFDDADAKERHTVQYSEAFGSRSIYKDGWWACSRLDRAPWDFSPETLQRLGPGGWEQDATWELYYLPDDFSQAHDLASEHPDKLNELKQLWWSEAERNRVLPLLGGLCVFFEILPPLPPVTRYTFAGDVQNVQRGMIPRITGRSYEIEAELEVPEGGGEGVLVANADFTGGFALWVGQDGLLRHTYSFLGIETYRQVSTEPVPNGEVTVKLLFEADENKPGTAGTVTLWAAGRKIGEGRLPRTVPITFSSYAGLDIGRDNGLVVDENYEDKAPYPFTGNVKRVVFDLKPARRHEDEQALHHHHTRHAVAHGAEA
- a CDS encoding ABC transporter permease, with the translated sequence MTTTESPALPSASPLPTSDVTTVPRIQPIFRLIRTLHRFLPLLPIVVAVLVWHLLTSHDVVAWVRFDKLPSPAQVATSLLTQLESGLFYGHVLASLRRILAGFALAAVSGVLIGIAVGRSRKVAALLRPLVEVARPIPAIALVPIAILLFPTSEQGIVFITFFAAFFPVTVGTIHAMKTLPGVWTDAARTLGASRRQVLVHVVLPGAMPAIFSGLSVSMGVAWICVISAEMISGQFGVGYWTWMSYSLLDYAGVMTGMLTIGALGFGTSWLIERVGRKVNRWLPGEGTA